The following coding sequences lie in one Ostrea edulis chromosome 8, xbOstEdul1.1, whole genome shotgun sequence genomic window:
- the LOC130049156 gene encoding coadhesin-like — MILIIFQCMLFLIRTRAYENLALQRPAWQSHDYHGKETEWGAAKAVDGKYIDRSSGGNQCTISANDEPTATWRVDLGGVVSISVISIYYRTDNSPNPGSFSSRFVGFFLYVSNTTSKDDGHLCFHEIQNVTGTPIENQLISCSVHGRYVIYYNERKPGVNYPSYYSQHAYNELCEVEVYGCHDPKYYGDNCDQLCSEGCLEKTCDAMTGHCLNCLPGYQGLRCDELCTDQKYGQQCSLQCGNCSDGEACNHVNGTCPWGCDEGVDGDECQTPCLPGFHGKNCGQNCSENCKVTNRCNRFTGECDGGCKPGWRIPTCQEVCPRGYFGINCQDSCTLYCGRNGSCDRITGICDDGCMEDWSGPLCGTAPKISDWSHWTGCSATCGGNGVRHRFRTCTGVCTHIALNQSGNCGVQQCPIDGSWGAWGGYSSCDKSCGGGWKLRFRKCNRRSPSHGGQPCYGDSMQATGCAMIHCPIDGGWSTWSDFGQCSETCGQGVQIKSRTCSNPRPRYGGRGCVGPNNASKSCQRGECPVNGNWGSWGHFHPCDMSCGGGLQLRLRECNDPPPSHGGLPCPGQSVHAVPCNTDQCPDQMNATLSSNDLFG; from the exons ATGATACTTATCATTTTCCAGTGTATGCTGTTTTTAATACGCACAAGGGCATATG AAAATCTAGCACTACAAAGACCAGCATGGCAGTCACATGATTATCATGGTAAAGAAACGGAGTGGGGAGCTGCGAAGGCGGTTGACGGAAAATACATTGACCGCTCATCAGGAGGAAACCAATGTACCATATCTGCGAATGATGAACCAACGGCGACGTGGAGAGTGGACCTGGGGGGCGTGGTCAGCATCAGCGTCATCAGCATCTATTACAGGACTGACAATAGTCCAA ATCCCGGTTCCTTTTCAAGTCGGTTTGTTGGATTTTTCCTTTACGTGTCCAACACTACGTCAAAGGATGATGGCCATCTTTGTTTCCATGAGATACAGAATGTGACCGGCACACCGATAGAGAATCAGTTAATAAGCTGTTCTGTTCATGGACGATATGTTATCTACTACAACGAGCGGAAGCCGGGCGTTAACTATCCTAGTTATTACTCACAACACGCATATAATGAACTGTGTGAAGTGGAAGTTTATG GGTGTCATGACCCAAAATACTATGGCGATAATTGTGACCAACTGTGCTCTGAGGGTTGTCTAGAGAAAACGTGTGACGCCATGACGGGCCACTGTCTGAACTGTTTACCGGGATATCAAGGTCTTCGCTGTGATGAGc TATGTACTGATCAGAAGTACGGACAGCAGTGCTCGTTACAGTGCGGTAACTGTAGCGATGGAGAAGCATGCAACCATGTCAACGGCACGTGTCCATGGGGATGTGATGAGGGGGTAGACGGGGATGAATGTCAGACAC CATGTCTGCCTGGCTTTCATGGAAAGAACTGTGGACAGAATTGCAGTGAGAACTGTAAAGTGACAAACCGCTGTAACAGATTTACAGGGGAGTGTGACGGGGGCTGTAAACCAGGATGGAGGATACCAACATGTCAGGAAG TATGCCCCAGAGGATATTTCGGTATCAACTGTCAGGACAGCTGTACCTTGTACTGTGGTAGAAATGGTAGTTGTGACCGGATCACTGGTATATGTGACGATGGCTGTATGGAAGATTGGAGCGGGCCTCTCTGTGGCACAG CACCTAAAATTTCTGATTGGAGTCACTGGACAGGATGTAGCGCCACATGTGGGGGTAATGGCGTTCGACACAGATTTAGGACCTGTACAGGCGTCTGCACACATATTGCTTTGAATCAATCAGGGAATTGTGGTGTTCAACAATGCCCTA TTGACGGATCATGGGGCGCGTGGGGAGGATACAGCTCATGCGACAAGTCCTGTGGAGGCGGCTGGAAACTAAGATTCAGGAAGTGTAACAGACGCTCCCCTTCCCACGGAGGTCAGCCTTGTTATGGTGATTCGATGCAGGCTACAGGATGCGCGATGATCCATTGTCCAA TTGACGGCGGTTGGTCGACATGGTCAGACTTCGGTCAATGTAGTGAAACTTGTGGCCAAGGCGTCCAGATCAAGTCGCGTACCTGCTCCAATCCACGCCCACGTTACGGAGGACGAGGTTGTGTTGGGCCGAATAATGCTTCAAAATCCTGTCAACGTGGAGAATGTCCAG TGAATGGAAACTGGGGATCATGGGGTCACTTCCATCCATGTGACATGTCCTGTGGTGGTGGACTACAGTTACGACTGAGGGAATGTAATGATCCTCCGCCATCTCACGGGGGACTCCCCTGCCCAGGTCAATCTGTTCACGCCGTACCGTGTAACACTGACCAATGCCCAG
- the LOC130049153 gene encoding multiple epidermal growth factor-like domains protein 10 — MMLLIFQCILFVIQTAAYENLAIRKPAWQQHDWPYTPNDWGAAKAVDGRYTNRSASANQCTISSLGQTTATWRVDLGSALSISHIDIYYRTDSIPSPGAFYGRFAGFFLYVSNTTSKDDGHLCFHEIQNVNGTPVENQTISCSVHGRYVIYYNERRLGVTYPDYYWHEAYNELCEVEVYGCADSKYYGENCDKLCPDKCQGKRCDVITGRCLGCTPGYQGPDCNQECDVQTYGSECSLPCGNCSDGGVCHHVSGTCPRGCDEGVYGEKCQTQCQPGFYGKNCGHRCSENCNVTNRCNRFTGECGGGCEPGWTLPTCQHECDGGMYGPACTQRCGPCLDNEQCHHINGTCLNGCSSGYQGGNCEENCPSGYFGINCENSCTVYCGRNGSCDRTTGICDGGCREGWSGPLCGTEEKPISRATCTADDNTVFIVGLVISVFVVIAGSAVNFLIWKRNQTKYKQRGLKENFESQPGAVHVSDITSSADRVGSPYAELGDKDKSNMYDELHHYTEAAGKIN, encoded by the exons ATGATGCTTCTCATTTTCCAGtgtattttgtttgtaatacaaACAGCAGCATATG aaAACTTGGCAATCAGGAAACCAGCATGGCAGCAACATGACTGGCCTTATACACCCAATGACTGGGGAGCAGCGAAAGCGGTGGATGGACGGTACACTAACCGTTCAGCATCGGCAAACCAATGTACTATTTCATCCCTGGGACAAACAACAGCGACGTGGAGAGTGGACCTTGGGAGTGCGCTCAGCATCAGTCACATTGACATCTACTATAGGACGGATAGTATTCCGA GCCCTGGTGCGTTTTATGGTCGATTTGCTGGATTTTTCCTCTATGTATCCAACACCACGTCAAAGGATGACGGCCATCTTTGTTTCCATGAAATACAGAATGTGAACGGTACACCAGTAGAGAACCAGACAATAAGCTGTTCTGTTCATGGACGTTATGTGATATACTACAACGAGCGAAGGCTGGGTGTTACCTATCCTGATTATTACTGGCACGAAGCATACAATGAACTGTGTGAAGTGGAAGTTTATG GATGTGCTGACTCAAAGTATTATGGAGAGAATTGTGATAAATTATGCCCTGACAAATGTCAAGGAAAACGATGTGACGTCATCACCGGTCGCTGTCTAGGATGTACACCGGGATATCAAGGTCCTGACTGTAATCAAG AATGTGATGTACAGACATATGGATCCGAGTGTTCTCTGCCATGTGGTAACTGTAGTGATGGAGGGGTTTGTCACCATGTCAGCGGCACGTGTCCTAGGGGATGTGATGAAGGAGTATACGGGGAAAAATGCCAGACAC AATGTCAGCCTGGCTTTTATGGGAAAAATTGTGGACACAGATGCAGTGAGAACTGTAACGTGACAAACCGCTGTAACAGATTTACAGGGGAGTGTGGCGGGGGCTGTGAACCGGGATGGACGTTGCCAACATGTCAGCACG AATGTGATGGTGGGATGTACGGCCCAGCCTGCACACAGAGGTGCGGCCCCTGTCTAGACAACGAACAGTGTCACCATATTAACGGCACGTGTTTGAATGGCTGTTCTTCCGGATATCAGGGAGGGAACTGTGAAGAAA ACTGTCCTAGTGGATATTTCGGTATCAATTGTGAGAACAGCTGTACGGTGTACTGTGGTAGAAATGGTAGTTGTGACCGGACCACCGGGATATGTGATGGAGGATGTAGGGAGGGTTGGAGCGGACCTCTCTGTGGTACTGAAG AAAAGCCAATATCGAGAGCCACATGTACTGCAGACGATAACACCGTCTTCATAGTAGGCCTGGTAATATCCGTTTTCGTTGTGATCGCCGGAAGTGCCGTGAATTTCCTGATATGGAAGAGAAATCAGA CCAAGTATAAACAGAGAGG ATTAAAAGAAAACTTCGAAAGTCAACCTGGAGCAGTTCATGTCTCAG ATATAACAAGCAGTGCAGATCG GGTTGGATCCCCGTATGCAGAACTCGGAGACAAAGACAAGTCGAACATGTACGATGAACTTCACCATTATACCGAAGCTGCTGGAAAAATTAATTGA